In Planctomycetia bacterium, the sequence CCTGTCTCTGGTGATTGGGGAACTGTTGCCCAAACGATTGGCGCTCAGTTACCCGGAAGCCATTGCCCGCGGAAGTGCACGTTTTCTGCAGATTTTCTCAACATTATGCAGGCCCATTGTCTGGTTCCTCGATCGCTCGACTGATGCCCTGGTCTTTCTATTTGGCATTAAAGAACGCCATGAGCCGGATGTCTCGCAGGAAGACATTGCTTCCATGGTAGTAGAAGGTACGAGAACAGGTGCTATCGATCCGGAAGAGAAGGAGATTATCGAACGACTCTTTCAGATGGGTGACAGAACCCTGTCTTCCATCATGACGCCTCGCAACGAGATCATTCACTTGAAAAAGGGAATGACCACACCCGATGCCTGGGAACTCGTGATGTCGGAGCCGCACCAGCATTTCCCGGTGTTCGAAGAATTCAAGGATGAGCCGGTAGGTATCATCTCTGCCAAGGAACTCGCCGCATATCAATTGGAAGGTCTGGGTGGTAACTGGGAATCGATTATTCAGCCGCCTTTGATTGTTCCTGTTTCTGCCTCGCCCTTCAGAACGCTTGATCAGTTCAAGCAACACAAAGTGGCGATGGCACTAGTTGTGGATGAGTTCGGCAGCTTTGTCGGTATCGTAACCCTGCATGACATTATCGAAGCATTGGTAGGTGATATCGACGATGTGGATGAAGAGCCTGCAGGTGTCACACAAAGAGAGGATGGCAGCTATCTAGTTGATGCATCATTAGCTGTAGAAGATGCATTCAGACACATTGGCTTGGATGCTGAAATTGAGGAAGAGAAAGGGCAGTATCATTCTGTGGGTGGTTTCGTTTTCAAGCGTCTTGGACACATGCCAAGACTGGGAGAGCACTTCGACTGGAGAGCTTGGCGGTTTGAAGTGATCGACCTCGATCGCACGAGGTTGGATAAGATTTTGGTGAGTAAACTTTCAGGCAATCCTGTCGATTCTCCACAGAATGAATGATAACTGAATCGTTAGCAGTGAGATGTATCATGCATTCAGCCTTCGCTATCACACTGGAACAAGCACTCAAACTGGGGCCACCTCCTGCAGGAAACCTGGCGGTGCCGGTGTTCGAACACGGCACTCTCAATGCCGAGTTATATTCTCCCAGAGGGCATGATCCGCAACAACCTCATACCCGTGATGAAATCTACGTGGTTGCTCGAGGGAAGGGATTGTTCTTTAATGGCGGTGAGCGCGTTCTGGTGCAGCCAGGCTCATTTCTTTTTGTTGCAGCAGGGCAGGAACATCGCTTTGAACAGTTCAGCGACGACTTTGCAGTCTGGGTATTTTTC encodes:
- a CDS encoding cupin domain-containing protein produces the protein MHSAFAITLEQALKLGPPPAGNLAVPVFEHGTLNAELYSPRGHDPQQPHTRDEIYVVARGKGLFFNGGERVLVQPGSFLFVAAGQEHRFEQFSDDFAVWVFFYGPEGGEQSATLEAGQTCR
- a CDS encoding HlyC/CorC family transporter, with the protein product MEIIIILTLIVLNGVLSMTELAMVSARKSRLRKDADEGHRSAQLALQLAEKPGSFLATVQVGITLIGIIAGVFGGATLAGSLATVLSKVSWLAPYAQTISLVLVILLITYLSLVIGELLPKRLALSYPEAIARGSARFLQIFSTLCRPIVWFLDRSTDALVFLFGIKERHEPDVSQEDIASMVVEGTRTGAIDPEEKEIIERLFQMGDRTLSSIMTPRNEIIHLKKGMTTPDAWELVMSEPHQHFPVFEEFKDEPVGIISAKELAAYQLEGLGGNWESIIQPPLIVPVSASPFRTLDQFKQHKVAMALVVDEFGSFVGIVTLHDIIEALVGDIDDVDEEPAGVTQREDGSYLVDASLAVEDAFRHIGLDAEIEEEKGQYHSVGGFVFKRLGHMPRLGEHFDWRAWRFEVIDLDRTRLDKILVSKLSGNPVDSPQNE